A genomic stretch from Panthera uncia isolate 11264 chromosome E3, Puncia_PCG_1.0, whole genome shotgun sequence includes:
- the MARF1 gene encoding meiosis regulator and mRNA stability factor 1 isoform X2: MMEGNGTEDPCSRTLGWLRQNNDAKPWLWKFSNCFSRPEHTLPLSPHTKDYMENEKAAVELKDVPSPLHAGSKLFPAVPLPDIHSLQQPKIQLSPVPKVSCCAHCPNEPSTSPMRFGGGGGSGGSGGSGSLIHPGALLDSQSTRTVTCQVGSGFAFQSASSLQNASARNNLAGLASDFPSMCLESNLSSCKHLPCCGKLHFQSCHGNVHKLHQFPALQGCASAGYFPCSDFTSGAPGRLEEHISQSELTPHLCTNSLHLNVVPPVCLKGSLYCEDCLNKPARNSIIDAAKVWPNIPPPNTQTAPVTIPLCNGCGTKGAGKETTLLLATSLGKAASKFGSPEVALAGQVLENLPPIGVFWDIENCSVPSGRSATAVVQRIREKFFKGHREAEFICVCDISKENKEVIQELNNCQVTVAHINATAKNAADDKLRQSLRRFANTHTAPATVVLVSTDVNFALELSDLRHRHGFHIILVHKNQASEALLHHANELIRFEEFISDLPPRLPLKMPQCHTLLYVYNLPANKDGKSITNRLRRLSDNCGGKVLSITGCSAILRFINQDSAERAQKRMENEDVFGNRIIVSFTPKNRELCETKSSNAIADKVKSPKKLKNPKLCLIKDTSEQSSSAKATPGKGSQANSGSATKNTNVKSLQELCRMESKTGARSSDSQQGHLRLVAPPHRSLSAVAPTPKNSGTAEPAYKTNPKKENPCPRSVTSSPVENKEKEETPFQVSYPSAFSKLITSRQVSPLLAAQSWSSRSMSPNLLNRASPLAFNIANSSIGADSPDPFANGADIQISNIDYRLSRKELQQLMQEAFSRHGKVKSVELSPHTDYQLKAVVQMENLQEAISAVNSLHRYKIGSKKILVSLATGAANKSLSLLR; the protein is encoded by the exons ATGATGGAAGGAAACGGAACTGAGGACCCCTGCAGTAGAACACTTGGATGGCTCCGACAAAATAATGATGCTAAGCCATGGCTCTGGAAATTTTCTAATTGCTTTTCTCGTCCTGAGCACACATTGCCACTTAGCCCCCACACG AAAGATTACATGGAGAACGAGAAAGCTGCTGTGGAGTTAAAGGACGTGCCGTCTCCCCTTCATGCTGGCTCTAAACTTTTCCCAGCAGTCCCGCTTCCAGATATTCATTCTCTCCAGCAACCTAAAATACAGCTTTCACCTGTCCCCAAAGTAAGCTGCTGCGCTCATTGCCCTAATGAACCCTCCACTTCGCCGATGCGTTTTGGTGGTGGCGGTGGCAGCGGTGGTAGCGGAGGTAGCGGTAGCTTGATTCACCCAGGCGCACTGTTAGACTCACAGAGCACCAGGACAGTCACGTGTCAGGTAGGCTCAGGGTTTGCCTTCCAGTCTGCATCTTCGCTCCAGAATGCCTCAGCTAGGAACAATTTGGCCGGCCTTGCAAGTGACTTCCCCAGCATGTGTCTAGAGAGTAATCTATCTTCCTGCAAACACCTGCCCTGTTGTGGAAAGCTTCATTTCCAATCCTGCCATGGTAACGTGCACAAGCTGCATCAGTTTCCGGCTCTCCAGGGCTGCGCCTCCGCTGGCTATTTCCCCTGTTCTGATTTCACGAGCGGGGCTCCGGGGCGTTTGGAAGAGCACATTTCACAGTCGGAGCTAACGCCTCACTTGTGCACCAATTCTTTGCACCTAAACGTGGTACCTCCGGTTTGTTTAAAGGGCTCACTTTACTGCGAAGACTGTCTCAACAAG ccGGCAAGAAATAGTATAATTGATGCTGCTAAAGTCTGGCCAAATATACCACCTCCAAATACTCAAACTGCACCTGTTACTATTCCTCTGTGTAATGGCTGTGGAACcaaaggagcagggaaggagacCACGTTGTTATTGGCGACCAGTCTAGGCAAAGCTGCTTCGAAATTTG GGTCACCAGAAGTTGCACTAGCCGGACAGGTGCTGGAAAACTTACCCCCCATTGGAGTTTTTTGGGATATTGAAAACTGTTCAGTTCCCTCTGGCCGCTCAGCTACTGCTGTTGTACAGAGAATCCGTGAGAAGTTTTTTAAAGGCCACAGAGAAGCAGAATTCATCTGTGTGTGTGACatcagtaaagaaaacaaagaagttatTCAAGAGCTGAATAATtgccag GTGACCGTGGCCCACATCAACGCTACCGCCAAGAACGCGGCTGACGACAAACTGCGCCAGAGTCTCCGAAGGTTTGCGAACACTCACACTGCTCCAGCCACTGTGGTTCTCGTGTCGA CTGATGTCAATTTTGCATTGGAGCTTAGTGATCTGAGACACAGGCATGGTTTCCACATAATTTTGGTCCATAAAAACCAGGCCTCGGAAGCACTGCTGCATCATGCTAATGAGCTGATCAGATTCGAAGAGTTCATTTCCGACTTGCCCCCCAGGTTACCACTAAAAATGCCA CAGTGCCACACTCTGCTCTATGTTTATAACCTACCAGCAAATAAAGATGGCAAGAGCATCACCAACAGGCTCAGGCGCCTGTCTGATAATTGTGGTGGGAAAGTGCTGAGTATCACAGGCTGCAGTGCAATTCTCCGCTTCATAAACCAAGATAGTGCAGAACGGGCTCAGAAGCGAATGGAAAACGAAGATGTCTTTGGTAATAGGATCATTGTGTCATTTACTCCAAAAAATAGAGAACTCTGTGAAACAAAGAGTTCCAATGCAATTGCTGATAAAGTGAAGTCTCCCAAAAAACTTAAGAATCCAAAATTGTGCCTCATCAAAGATACGAGTGAACAATCTTCCAGTGCCAAAGCCACGCCTGGAAAAGGGTCGCAGGCAAATTCTGGATCTGCtacaaaaaacacaaatgttaaaAGTTTACAG GAGCTCTGCCGCATGGAGTCAAAGACTGGCGCTAGAAGCAGTGACTCCCAGCAAGGCCACCTGAGGCTGGTGGCGCCTCCCCACAGAAGCTTGAGCGCTGTAGCGCCCACACCCAAAAACTCGGGGACGGCAGAACCTGCTTACAAAACCAACCCGAA GAAAGAGAACCCCTGTCCCCGGAGTGTCACCAGCTCTCCtgtagagaacaaagagaaagaggagactcCGTTCCAAGTGAGTTACCCATCTGCTTTCAGCAAGCTGATCACGTCACGGCAAGTCAGTCCCCTGCTCGCAGCACAGTCTTGGTCTTCTCG GAGTATGTCTCCAAACCTTTTAAACAGAGCGTCCCCACTTGCTTTCAACATTGCAAATTCGAGCATTggtgctgacagcccagacccGTTTGCAAATGGTGCTGACATCCAGATCAGCAACATCGACTACAGATTATCCCGGAAGGAGCTGCAGCAGCTTATGCAGGAGGCATTTTCTAGGCACGGCAAG
- the MARF1 gene encoding meiosis regulator and mRNA stability factor 1 isoform X5: MMEGNGTEDPCSRTLGWLRQNNDAKPWLWKFSNCFSRPEHTLPLSPHTKDYMENEKAAVELKDVPSPLHAGSKLFPAVPLPDIHSLQQPKIQLSPVPKVSCCAHCPNEPSTSPMRFGGGGGSGGSGGSGSLIHPGALLDSQSTRTVTCQVGSGFAFQSASSLQNASARNNLAGLASDFPSMCLESNLSSCKHLPCCGKLHFQSCHGNVHKLHQFPALQGCASAGYFPCSDFTSGAPGRLEEHISQSELTPHLCTNSLHLNVVPPVCLKGSLYCEDCLNKPARNSIIDAAKVWPNIPPPNTQTAPVTIPLCNGCGTKGAGKETTLLLATSLGKAASKFGSPEVALAGQVLENLPPIGVFWDIENCSVPSGRSATAVVQRIREKFFKGHREAEFICVCDISKENKEVIQELNNCQVTVAHINATAKNAADDKLRQSLRRFANTHTAPATVVLVSTDVNFALELSDLRHRHGFHIILVHKNQASEALLHHANELIRFEEFISDLPPRLPLKMPQCHTLLYVYNLPANKDGKSITNRLRRLSDNCGGKVLSITGCSAILRFINQDSAERAQKRMENEDVFGNRIIVSFTPKNRELCETKSSNAIADKVKSPKKLKNPKLCLIKDTSEQSSSAKATPGKGSQANSGSATKNTNVKSLQELCRMESKTGARSSDSQQGHLRLVAPPHRSLSAVAPTPKNSGTAEPAYKTNPKKENPCPRSVTSSPVENKEKEETPFQVSYPSAFSKLITSRQVSPLLAAQSWSSRASPLAFNIANSSIGADSPDPFANGADIQISNIDYRLSRKELQQLMQEAFSRHGKVKSVELSPHTDYQLKAVVQMENLQEAISAVNSLHRYKIGSKKILVSLATGAANKSLSLLR; encoded by the exons ATGATGGAAGGAAACGGAACTGAGGACCCCTGCAGTAGAACACTTGGATGGCTCCGACAAAATAATGATGCTAAGCCATGGCTCTGGAAATTTTCTAATTGCTTTTCTCGTCCTGAGCACACATTGCCACTTAGCCCCCACACG AAAGATTACATGGAGAACGAGAAAGCTGCTGTGGAGTTAAAGGACGTGCCGTCTCCCCTTCATGCTGGCTCTAAACTTTTCCCAGCAGTCCCGCTTCCAGATATTCATTCTCTCCAGCAACCTAAAATACAGCTTTCACCTGTCCCCAAAGTAAGCTGCTGCGCTCATTGCCCTAATGAACCCTCCACTTCGCCGATGCGTTTTGGTGGTGGCGGTGGCAGCGGTGGTAGCGGAGGTAGCGGTAGCTTGATTCACCCAGGCGCACTGTTAGACTCACAGAGCACCAGGACAGTCACGTGTCAGGTAGGCTCAGGGTTTGCCTTCCAGTCTGCATCTTCGCTCCAGAATGCCTCAGCTAGGAACAATTTGGCCGGCCTTGCAAGTGACTTCCCCAGCATGTGTCTAGAGAGTAATCTATCTTCCTGCAAACACCTGCCCTGTTGTGGAAAGCTTCATTTCCAATCCTGCCATGGTAACGTGCACAAGCTGCATCAGTTTCCGGCTCTCCAGGGCTGCGCCTCCGCTGGCTATTTCCCCTGTTCTGATTTCACGAGCGGGGCTCCGGGGCGTTTGGAAGAGCACATTTCACAGTCGGAGCTAACGCCTCACTTGTGCACCAATTCTTTGCACCTAAACGTGGTACCTCCGGTTTGTTTAAAGGGCTCACTTTACTGCGAAGACTGTCTCAACAAG ccGGCAAGAAATAGTATAATTGATGCTGCTAAAGTCTGGCCAAATATACCACCTCCAAATACTCAAACTGCACCTGTTACTATTCCTCTGTGTAATGGCTGTGGAACcaaaggagcagggaaggagacCACGTTGTTATTGGCGACCAGTCTAGGCAAAGCTGCTTCGAAATTTG GGTCACCAGAAGTTGCACTAGCCGGACAGGTGCTGGAAAACTTACCCCCCATTGGAGTTTTTTGGGATATTGAAAACTGTTCAGTTCCCTCTGGCCGCTCAGCTACTGCTGTTGTACAGAGAATCCGTGAGAAGTTTTTTAAAGGCCACAGAGAAGCAGAATTCATCTGTGTGTGTGACatcagtaaagaaaacaaagaagttatTCAAGAGCTGAATAATtgccag GTGACCGTGGCCCACATCAACGCTACCGCCAAGAACGCGGCTGACGACAAACTGCGCCAGAGTCTCCGAAGGTTTGCGAACACTCACACTGCTCCAGCCACTGTGGTTCTCGTGTCGA CTGATGTCAATTTTGCATTGGAGCTTAGTGATCTGAGACACAGGCATGGTTTCCACATAATTTTGGTCCATAAAAACCAGGCCTCGGAAGCACTGCTGCATCATGCTAATGAGCTGATCAGATTCGAAGAGTTCATTTCCGACTTGCCCCCCAGGTTACCACTAAAAATGCCA CAGTGCCACACTCTGCTCTATGTTTATAACCTACCAGCAAATAAAGATGGCAAGAGCATCACCAACAGGCTCAGGCGCCTGTCTGATAATTGTGGTGGGAAAGTGCTGAGTATCACAGGCTGCAGTGCAATTCTCCGCTTCATAAACCAAGATAGTGCAGAACGGGCTCAGAAGCGAATGGAAAACGAAGATGTCTTTGGTAATAGGATCATTGTGTCATTTACTCCAAAAAATAGAGAACTCTGTGAAACAAAGAGTTCCAATGCAATTGCTGATAAAGTGAAGTCTCCCAAAAAACTTAAGAATCCAAAATTGTGCCTCATCAAAGATACGAGTGAACAATCTTCCAGTGCCAAAGCCACGCCTGGAAAAGGGTCGCAGGCAAATTCTGGATCTGCtacaaaaaacacaaatgttaaaAGTTTACAG GAGCTCTGCCGCATGGAGTCAAAGACTGGCGCTAGAAGCAGTGACTCCCAGCAAGGCCACCTGAGGCTGGTGGCGCCTCCCCACAGAAGCTTGAGCGCTGTAGCGCCCACACCCAAAAACTCGGGGACGGCAGAACCTGCTTACAAAACCAACCCGAA GAAAGAGAACCCCTGTCCCCGGAGTGTCACCAGCTCTCCtgtagagaacaaagagaaagaggagactcCGTTCCAAGTGAGTTACCCATCTGCTTTCAGCAAGCTGATCACGTCACGGCAAGTCAGTCCCCTGCTCGCAGCACAGTCTTGGTCTTCTCG AGCGTCCCCACTTGCTTTCAACATTGCAAATTCGAGCATTggtgctgacagcccagacccGTTTGCAAATGGTGCTGACATCCAGATCAGCAACATCGACTACAGATTATCCCGGAAGGAGCTGCAGCAGCTTATGCAGGAGGCATTTTCTAGGCACGGCAAG
- the MARF1 gene encoding meiosis regulator and mRNA stability factor 1 isoform X4: protein MMEGNGTEDPCSRTLGWLRQNNDAKPWLWKFSNCFSRPEHTLPLSPHTKDYMENEKAAVELKDVPSPLHAGSKLFPAVPLPDIHSLQQPKIQLSPVPKVSCCAHCPNEPSTSPMRFGGGGGSGGSGGSGSLIHPGALLDSQSTRTVTCQVGSGFAFQSASSLQNASARNNLAGLASDFPSMCLESNLSSCKHLPCCGKLHFQSCHGNVHKLHQFPALQGCASAGYFPCSDFTSGAPGRLEEHISQSELTPHLCTNSLHLNVVPPVCLKGSLYCEDCLNKPARNSIIDAAKVWPNIPPPNTQTAPVTIPLCNGCGTKGAGKETTLLLATSLGKAASKFGSPEVALAGQVLENLPPIGVFWDIENCSVPSGRSATAVVQRIREKFFKGHREAEFICVCDISKENKEVIQELNNCQVTVAHINATAKNAADDKLRQSLRRFANTHTAPATVVLVSTDVNFALELSDLRHRHGFHIILVHKNQASEALLHHANELIRFEEFISDLPPRLPLKMPCHTLLYVYNLPANKDGKSITNRLRRLSDNCGGKVLSITGCSAILRFINQDSAERAQKRMENEDVFGNRIIVSFTPKNRELCETKSSNAIADKVKSPKKLKNPKLCLIKDTSEQSSSAKATPGKGSQANSGSATKNTNVKSLQELCRMESKTGARSSDSQQGHLRLVAPPHRSLSAVAPTPKNSGTAEPAYKTNPKKENPCPRSVTSSPVENKEKEETPFQVSYPSAFSKLITSRQVSPLLAAQSWSSRSMSPNLLNRASPLAFNIANSSIGADSPDPFANGADIQISNIDYRLSRKELQQLMQEAFSRHGKVKSVELSPHTDYQLKAVVQMENLQEAISAVNSLHRYKIGSKKILVSLATGAANKSLSLLR from the exons ATGATGGAAGGAAACGGAACTGAGGACCCCTGCAGTAGAACACTTGGATGGCTCCGACAAAATAATGATGCTAAGCCATGGCTCTGGAAATTTTCTAATTGCTTTTCTCGTCCTGAGCACACATTGCCACTTAGCCCCCACACG AAAGATTACATGGAGAACGAGAAAGCTGCTGTGGAGTTAAAGGACGTGCCGTCTCCCCTTCATGCTGGCTCTAAACTTTTCCCAGCAGTCCCGCTTCCAGATATTCATTCTCTCCAGCAACCTAAAATACAGCTTTCACCTGTCCCCAAAGTAAGCTGCTGCGCTCATTGCCCTAATGAACCCTCCACTTCGCCGATGCGTTTTGGTGGTGGCGGTGGCAGCGGTGGTAGCGGAGGTAGCGGTAGCTTGATTCACCCAGGCGCACTGTTAGACTCACAGAGCACCAGGACAGTCACGTGTCAGGTAGGCTCAGGGTTTGCCTTCCAGTCTGCATCTTCGCTCCAGAATGCCTCAGCTAGGAACAATTTGGCCGGCCTTGCAAGTGACTTCCCCAGCATGTGTCTAGAGAGTAATCTATCTTCCTGCAAACACCTGCCCTGTTGTGGAAAGCTTCATTTCCAATCCTGCCATGGTAACGTGCACAAGCTGCATCAGTTTCCGGCTCTCCAGGGCTGCGCCTCCGCTGGCTATTTCCCCTGTTCTGATTTCACGAGCGGGGCTCCGGGGCGTTTGGAAGAGCACATTTCACAGTCGGAGCTAACGCCTCACTTGTGCACCAATTCTTTGCACCTAAACGTGGTACCTCCGGTTTGTTTAAAGGGCTCACTTTACTGCGAAGACTGTCTCAACAAG ccGGCAAGAAATAGTATAATTGATGCTGCTAAAGTCTGGCCAAATATACCACCTCCAAATACTCAAACTGCACCTGTTACTATTCCTCTGTGTAATGGCTGTGGAACcaaaggagcagggaaggagacCACGTTGTTATTGGCGACCAGTCTAGGCAAAGCTGCTTCGAAATTTG GGTCACCAGAAGTTGCACTAGCCGGACAGGTGCTGGAAAACTTACCCCCCATTGGAGTTTTTTGGGATATTGAAAACTGTTCAGTTCCCTCTGGCCGCTCAGCTACTGCTGTTGTACAGAGAATCCGTGAGAAGTTTTTTAAAGGCCACAGAGAAGCAGAATTCATCTGTGTGTGTGACatcagtaaagaaaacaaagaagttatTCAAGAGCTGAATAATtgccag GTGACCGTGGCCCACATCAACGCTACCGCCAAGAACGCGGCTGACGACAAACTGCGCCAGAGTCTCCGAAGGTTTGCGAACACTCACACTGCTCCAGCCACTGTGGTTCTCGTGTCGA CTGATGTCAATTTTGCATTGGAGCTTAGTGATCTGAGACACAGGCATGGTTTCCACATAATTTTGGTCCATAAAAACCAGGCCTCGGAAGCACTGCTGCATCATGCTAATGAGCTGATCAGATTCGAAGAGTTCATTTCCGACTTGCCCCCCAGGTTACCACTAAAAATGCCA TGCCACACTCTGCTCTATGTTTATAACCTACCAGCAAATAAAGATGGCAAGAGCATCACCAACAGGCTCAGGCGCCTGTCTGATAATTGTGGTGGGAAAGTGCTGAGTATCACAGGCTGCAGTGCAATTCTCCGCTTCATAAACCAAGATAGTGCAGAACGGGCTCAGAAGCGAATGGAAAACGAAGATGTCTTTGGTAATAGGATCATTGTGTCATTTACTCCAAAAAATAGAGAACTCTGTGAAACAAAGAGTTCCAATGCAATTGCTGATAAAGTGAAGTCTCCCAAAAAACTTAAGAATCCAAAATTGTGCCTCATCAAAGATACGAGTGAACAATCTTCCAGTGCCAAAGCCACGCCTGGAAAAGGGTCGCAGGCAAATTCTGGATCTGCtacaaaaaacacaaatgttaaaAGTTTACAG GAGCTCTGCCGCATGGAGTCAAAGACTGGCGCTAGAAGCAGTGACTCCCAGCAAGGCCACCTGAGGCTGGTGGCGCCTCCCCACAGAAGCTTGAGCGCTGTAGCGCCCACACCCAAAAACTCGGGGACGGCAGAACCTGCTTACAAAACCAACCCGAA GAAAGAGAACCCCTGTCCCCGGAGTGTCACCAGCTCTCCtgtagagaacaaagagaaagaggagactcCGTTCCAAGTGAGTTACCCATCTGCTTTCAGCAAGCTGATCACGTCACGGCAAGTCAGTCCCCTGCTCGCAGCACAGTCTTGGTCTTCTCG GAGTATGTCTCCAAACCTTTTAAACAGAGCGTCCCCACTTGCTTTCAACATTGCAAATTCGAGCATTggtgctgacagcccagacccGTTTGCAAATGGTGCTGACATCCAGATCAGCAACATCGACTACAGATTATCCCGGAAGGAGCTGCAGCAGCTTATGCAGGAGGCATTTTCTAGGCACGGCAAG
- the MARF1 gene encoding meiosis regulator and mRNA stability factor 1 isoform X1, whose protein sequence is MMEGNGTEDPCSRTLGWLRQNNDAKPWLWKFSNCFSRPEHTLPLSPHTKDYMENEKAAVELKDVPSPLHAGSKLFPAVPLPDIHSLQQPKIQLSPVPKVSCCAHCPNEPSTSPMRFGGGGGSGGSGGSGSLIHPGALLDSQSTRTVTCQVGSGFAFQSASSLQNASARNNLAGLASDFPSMCLESNLSSCKHLPCCGKLHFQSCHGNVHKLHQFPALQGCASAGYFPCSDFTSGAPGRLEEHISQSELTPHLCTNSLHLNVVPPVCLKGSLYCEDCLNKPARNSIIDAAKVWPNIPPPNTQTAPVTIPLCNGCGTKGAGKETTLLLATSLGKAASKFGSPEVALAGQVLENLPPIGVFWDIENCSVPSGRSATAVVQRIREKFFKGHREAEFICVCDISKENKEVIQELNNCQVTVAHINATAKNAADDKLRQSLRRFANTHTAPATVVLVSTDVNFALELSDLRHRHGFHIILVHKNQASEALLHHANELIRFEEFISDLPPRLPLKMPQCHTLLYVYNLPANKDGKSITNRLRRLSDNCGGKVLSITGCSAILRFINQDSAERAQKRMENEDVFGNRIIVSFTPKNRELCETKSSNAIADKVKSPKKLKNPKLCLIKDTSEQSSSAKATPGKGSQANSGSATKNTNVKSLQELCRMESKTGARSSDSQQGHLRLVAPPHRSLSAVAPTPKNSGTAEPAYKTNPKKENPCPRSVTSSPVENKEKEETPFQVSYPSAFSKLITSRQVSPLLAAQSWSSRRSMSPNLLNRASPLAFNIANSSIGADSPDPFANGADIQISNIDYRLSRKELQQLMQEAFSRHGKVKSVELSPHTDYQLKAVVQMENLQEAISAVNSLHRYKIGSKKILVSLATGAANKSLSLLR, encoded by the exons ATGATGGAAGGAAACGGAACTGAGGACCCCTGCAGTAGAACACTTGGATGGCTCCGACAAAATAATGATGCTAAGCCATGGCTCTGGAAATTTTCTAATTGCTTTTCTCGTCCTGAGCACACATTGCCACTTAGCCCCCACACG AAAGATTACATGGAGAACGAGAAAGCTGCTGTGGAGTTAAAGGACGTGCCGTCTCCCCTTCATGCTGGCTCTAAACTTTTCCCAGCAGTCCCGCTTCCAGATATTCATTCTCTCCAGCAACCTAAAATACAGCTTTCACCTGTCCCCAAAGTAAGCTGCTGCGCTCATTGCCCTAATGAACCCTCCACTTCGCCGATGCGTTTTGGTGGTGGCGGTGGCAGCGGTGGTAGCGGAGGTAGCGGTAGCTTGATTCACCCAGGCGCACTGTTAGACTCACAGAGCACCAGGACAGTCACGTGTCAGGTAGGCTCAGGGTTTGCCTTCCAGTCTGCATCTTCGCTCCAGAATGCCTCAGCTAGGAACAATTTGGCCGGCCTTGCAAGTGACTTCCCCAGCATGTGTCTAGAGAGTAATCTATCTTCCTGCAAACACCTGCCCTGTTGTGGAAAGCTTCATTTCCAATCCTGCCATGGTAACGTGCACAAGCTGCATCAGTTTCCGGCTCTCCAGGGCTGCGCCTCCGCTGGCTATTTCCCCTGTTCTGATTTCACGAGCGGGGCTCCGGGGCGTTTGGAAGAGCACATTTCACAGTCGGAGCTAACGCCTCACTTGTGCACCAATTCTTTGCACCTAAACGTGGTACCTCCGGTTTGTTTAAAGGGCTCACTTTACTGCGAAGACTGTCTCAACAAG ccGGCAAGAAATAGTATAATTGATGCTGCTAAAGTCTGGCCAAATATACCACCTCCAAATACTCAAACTGCACCTGTTACTATTCCTCTGTGTAATGGCTGTGGAACcaaaggagcagggaaggagacCACGTTGTTATTGGCGACCAGTCTAGGCAAAGCTGCTTCGAAATTTG GGTCACCAGAAGTTGCACTAGCCGGACAGGTGCTGGAAAACTTACCCCCCATTGGAGTTTTTTGGGATATTGAAAACTGTTCAGTTCCCTCTGGCCGCTCAGCTACTGCTGTTGTACAGAGAATCCGTGAGAAGTTTTTTAAAGGCCACAGAGAAGCAGAATTCATCTGTGTGTGTGACatcagtaaagaaaacaaagaagttatTCAAGAGCTGAATAATtgccag GTGACCGTGGCCCACATCAACGCTACCGCCAAGAACGCGGCTGACGACAAACTGCGCCAGAGTCTCCGAAGGTTTGCGAACACTCACACTGCTCCAGCCACTGTGGTTCTCGTGTCGA CTGATGTCAATTTTGCATTGGAGCTTAGTGATCTGAGACACAGGCATGGTTTCCACATAATTTTGGTCCATAAAAACCAGGCCTCGGAAGCACTGCTGCATCATGCTAATGAGCTGATCAGATTCGAAGAGTTCATTTCCGACTTGCCCCCCAGGTTACCACTAAAAATGCCA CAGTGCCACACTCTGCTCTATGTTTATAACCTACCAGCAAATAAAGATGGCAAGAGCATCACCAACAGGCTCAGGCGCCTGTCTGATAATTGTGGTGGGAAAGTGCTGAGTATCACAGGCTGCAGTGCAATTCTCCGCTTCATAAACCAAGATAGTGCAGAACGGGCTCAGAAGCGAATGGAAAACGAAGATGTCTTTGGTAATAGGATCATTGTGTCATTTACTCCAAAAAATAGAGAACTCTGTGAAACAAAGAGTTCCAATGCAATTGCTGATAAAGTGAAGTCTCCCAAAAAACTTAAGAATCCAAAATTGTGCCTCATCAAAGATACGAGTGAACAATCTTCCAGTGCCAAAGCCACGCCTGGAAAAGGGTCGCAGGCAAATTCTGGATCTGCtacaaaaaacacaaatgttaaaAGTTTACAG GAGCTCTGCCGCATGGAGTCAAAGACTGGCGCTAGAAGCAGTGACTCCCAGCAAGGCCACCTGAGGCTGGTGGCGCCTCCCCACAGAAGCTTGAGCGCTGTAGCGCCCACACCCAAAAACTCGGGGACGGCAGAACCTGCTTACAAAACCAACCCGAA GAAAGAGAACCCCTGTCCCCGGAGTGTCACCAGCTCTCCtgtagagaacaaagagaaagaggagactcCGTTCCAAGTGAGTTACCCATCTGCTTTCAGCAAGCTGATCACGTCACGGCAAGTCAGTCCCCTGCTCGCAGCACAGTCTTGGTCTTCTCG CAGGAGTATGTCTCCAAACCTTTTAAACAGAGCGTCCCCACTTGCTTTCAACATTGCAAATTCGAGCATTggtgctgacagcccagacccGTTTGCAAATGGTGCTGACATCCAGATCAGCAACATCGACTACAGATTATCCCGGAAGGAGCTGCAGCAGCTTATGCAGGAGGCATTTTCTAGGCACGGCAAG